A genomic stretch from Neodiprion fabricii isolate iyNeoFabr1 chromosome 3, iyNeoFabr1.1, whole genome shotgun sequence includes:
- the LOC124177801 gene encoding methionyl-tRNA formyltransferase, mitochondrial isoform X2, whose translation MNVLKQIYPKMNINILRLFNTNIPKLHQELKDRTILTRLCSRQQISTRVKNVCTERKAPWSVLFFGSDDFALQSLRQLYHKYEAGKLLSRLEIVTAYGGKENTVTKYARQHRIPIHNWPPDINLSEFHIGLVVSFGHLIPSRIILSFPLGMLNVHGSLLPRWRGAAPIIYALLNGDSETGISIMKVMPKKFDIGEVVAQQKLNVHPDETMPELRDRMSRLGADLLIDTLKRLPDILDHAEPQSNEGITYAPKVTPKLSLVKWNEMTAKNVYDLQRALCELYPLTTTFLGATLKLLDVQVY comes from the exons ATGAATGTGTTGAAACAAATATACCCAAAAATGAATATCAATATTCTAAGACTGTTCAATACAAATATTCCAAAATTACACCAAGAATTGAAGGACCGCACCATTTTAACCAGGTTATGTTCTCGtcaacaaatttcaactcgggtgaaaaatgtttgtacaGAAAGAAAAGCTCCCTGGAGCGTCTTGTTCTTTGGCAGTGATGATTTCGCGTTACAGAGCCTTAGGCAACTCTACCATAAGTA tGAAGCAGGGAAATTGCTAAGTCGTCTCGAAATTGTTACTGCTTAtggtggaaaagaaaatactgtCACAAAATATGCGAGACAACACAGGATACCGATACATAACTGGCCACCAGATATCAACCTGTCTGAATTTCACATTGGACTGGTCGTGTCCTTTGGGCATTTAATTCCATCTCGCATCATACTCTCTTTTCCATT AGGCATGTTAAACGTCCACGGTAGTTTGTTGCCTAGATGGAGAGGTGCTGCACCAATAATATATGCACTGTTGAACGGAGACAGTGAAACAGGTATTAGCATTATGAAAGTGATGCCAAAAAA ATTTGACATTGGAGAAGTGGTGGctcaacaaaaattaaatgttcATCCTGATGAAACAATGCCAGAGTTACGAGACAGAATGTCAAGGCTTGGTGCAGACCTTCTGATAGACACTTTGAAAAGATTGCCAGATATTTTAGATCATGCTGAACCACAAAGTAACGAAGGAATAACTTATG CACCCAAAGTAACTCCGAAGTTATCTTTAGTAAAGTGGAATGAAATGACTGCTAAGAATGTTTATGATTTGCAACGCGCCTTGTGTGAATTATATCCCCTGACAACAACGTTTTTGGGTGCAACACTGAAACTCTTGGATGTTCAG gTCTACTGA
- the LOC124177800 gene encoding PHD finger protein 14 isoform X2: MSSSFERDPKKRRVKPVDSAQQSLLDFDLGESSDDSDFRIEDHCEESDDDSVDSHDVGKDEDDDESEETDDSLEEPLVRGKGIGGMTVCDVIEQARQQAAKAGQFDEKVAKVLICCGCLGDRSDDINEIVECDGCGVTVHEGCYGVSDVESFSSTDSLCQSAPWFCEACSAGVDDPSCELCPNKGGIFKETDVGKWVHLVCALYVPGVAFGEVDRLASVTLFEMAYSKWGAKQCCLCEDARYARTGVCIECDAGMCHTYFHVTCAQREGLLSEAHSEEVDQADPFYAHCKLHSDKTLVRRRRRNWLALQLRAQYRQQLHLQPDHLDTEEQRRIQRKLAKHRHKYLAHKASRQPPWVPTQKMPRLLTTSASACRQLAKKAELMGVDTAALEAQEAQLVALVDVRKKWHIPPAFSVEFIGYYLDRNLRVAAMKRRLQEHLDVNSQLLNEQQRLDRKYDEVTKDNEDQIRVNVTLKEKIEMYHQLLRSSGYVKPLPLIADLAKPRVPTTLGTGLGVPTAAALKMGVGFPLPVGKGGEGGREGRVLSSQAHDHNHKGDLTLRHQCGICRRSTDQHLLAKCDTCHLHYHLSCLSPPLARMPKKTKLMGWQCSECDKESSGSEVEHVDTSAPRKLRHCKDEASPSLTPLQETHIPVALSTPTTSKNIVSAAAASVTTTQDAPTTPKLTIKPMGPQPSFMERMLTETSIPQQQLSNVNLTPREGSPQYMVASADGTEAIPQRSGKKRRREKHKRYTPDPITGVKQRKRKHKRKSLDVENPETQGQPEVHRRITIKIKPIPRPEGDIASESSPQMFVATSTSTEITPPPPVKLPPPPPPPPPTALSTPTTTPSSSSTNSRLSSGSLKKGKEADLLTQCDVCSMPGTNQNLVRCDECKKCYHFTCLEPPVKKSPKRRGYSWHCADCDPSASESEN; encoded by the exons ATGAGTAGTTCAT TTGAACGCGATCCAAAGAAGAGACGAGTCAAACCCGTCGATTCGGCCCAACAATCATTGCTTGATTTCGATTTGGGCGAGAGTTCGGATGACAGCGATTTCAGAATCGAAGATCATTGTGAGGAGTCAGACGACGATTCCGTTGACTCTCACGATGTTGGAAAAG ATGAAGACGACGATGAATCAGAAGAGACCGATGATTCTCTCGAAGAACCTTTGGTTCGCGGAAAAGGGATTGGTGGGATGACGGTCTGTGATGTGATTGAACAAGCACGGCAACAAGCTGCCAAAGCTGGCCAATTCGATGAAAAAGTTGCTAAAGTTTTGATCTGTTGCGGTTGTTTGGGAGACAGAAGCGACGATATTAATGAAATTGTTGAGTGCGATGGATGTGGGGTCACTGTTCACGAAG GCTGCTATGGTGTTTCCGATGTTGAGAGCTTTTCTAGCACCGATTCACTTTGCCAGTCAGCACCATGGTTCTGCGAAGCTTGTAGTGCTGGTGTTGACGATCCTTCCTGTGAACTCTGCCCCAATAAAGgtggaattttcaaagagacCGACGTCGGGAAATGGGTTCATCTTGTATGCGCCTTGTACGTTCCTGGGGTTGCTTTTGGAGAG GTGGACCGTCTGGCAAGTGTAACATTGTTTGAAATGGCATACAGCAAATGGGGAGCGAAGCAGTGCTGCTTATGCGAAGACGCTCGCTATGCTCGAACTGGCGTCTGTATTGAGTGTGATGCAGGGATGTGCCATACATACTTTCATGTCACATG CGCACAGAGAGAGGGCCTGCTATCTGAAGCTCATAGTGAAGAAGTGGACCAAGCGGATCCATTTTACGCGCACTGCAAACTACACTCAGATAAAACATTAGTTCGTCGACGCAGACGTAACTGGCTAGCTCTTCAGCTCAGAGCACAGTATAGACAGCAGTTGCATCTGCAACCTGATCATCTCGATACTGAAGAACAGCGCAGAATTCAAAGGAAGCTCGCAAAGCATAGGCACAAGTACTTGGCTCATAAGGCATCAAGGCAACCACCTTGGG TACCTACTCAGAAAATGCCAAGACTACTCACAACATCAGCTTCTGCTTGTCGCCAGTTGGCAAAGAAGGCGGAATTAATGGGAGTTGATACCGCAGCTTTAGAAGCTCAAGAGGCCCAGCTAGTCGCATTGGTCGATGTTAGAAAGAAATGGCATATTCCTCCGGCGTTTAGTGTAGAATTTATCGGCTACTACCTTGATCGGAATCTCCGTGTCGCTGCAATGAAACGAAGACTTCAAGAGCACTTGGACGTTAACTCACAGTTGTTGAATGAGCAACAAAGACTAGATAGAAAATATGATGAAGTAACGAAGGATAACGAAGATCAAATTCGCGTCAATGTtactttgaaagaaaaaattgaaatgtatcATCAGCTGCTCCGATCTTCGGGATACGTTAAACCACTACCATTAATCGCAGACTTAGCTAAACCTAGGGTACCGACTACCCTTG GTACAGGACTTGGGGTGCCGACAGCTGCTGCATTAAAAATGGGAGTTGGTTTTCCCCTACCTGTAGGAAAAGGCGGCGAAGGTGGAAGAGAAGGTCGTGTATTAAGTAGTCAAGCTCACGATCATAATCACAAAGGTGATCTAACACTAAGACACCAGTGCGGTATTTGTCGAAGATCAACGGATCAGCACTTGCTTGCAAAATGTGACACATGCCACCTCCACTATCATCTTTCTTGTTTGAGTCCGCCTCTAGCACGCATGccaaaaaaaactaaactgaTGGGCTG GCAATGTTCAGAGTGTGATAAAGAATCTTCTGGTTCAGAAGTTGAGCACGTCGATACCTCAGCACCGCGCAAATTGCGACATTGTAAAGACGAGGCGAGCCCTTCTCTTACACCATTACAAGAAACCCATATTCCAGTTGCACTTAGCACACCTACAACGTCGAAGAACATTGTTAGTGCTGCTGCTGCAAGTGTTACTACAACACAAGATGCGCCCACCACACCAAAA TTAACCATAAAACCAATGGGACCACAGCCTTCATTCATGGAACGAATGCTGACGGAAACAAGTATACCTCAGCAACAATTATCCAATGTAAATCTCACACCACGTGAAGGATCCCCACAGTACATGGTGGCATCCGCCGATGGCACGGAAGCTATACCTCAAAGAAGCGGAAAGAAACGAAGGAG GGAAAAACATAAGAGGTACACCCCTGATCCAATCACTGGTGTGAAACAGCGTAAACGTAAACATAAGAGAAAGAGTTTAGATGTAGAGAATCCAGAGACCCAAGGTCAGCCAGAAGTACACAGAAGGATCACCATCAAG ATTAAACCAATCCCGCGTCCAGAAGGTGACATAGCGTCGGAATCGAGCCCACAAATGTTTGTGGCTACTTCTACAAGCACTGAAATTACACCGCCACCGCCAGTCAAGCTCCCACCgccacctccacctccgccACCAACCGCTCTATCAACGCCTACCACCACTCCGAGTAGCAGCAGTACCAACAGCAGACTCTCATCTggaagtttaaaaaaagggaaagaagCTGATCTTCTTACACAGTGCGACGTCTGCAGTATGCCTGGCACCAATCAAAATCTTGTTAG ATGCGATGAATGCAAGAAATGCTACCACTTCACATGTCTTGAACCGCCTGTAAAGAAATCACCCAAGAGAAGAGGATACTCGTGGCACTGTGCAGATTGCGATCCCAGt GCATCAGAGTCAGAGAATTGA
- the LOC124177801 gene encoding methionyl-tRNA formyltransferase, mitochondrial isoform X1 has protein sequence MNVLKQIYPKMNINILRLFNTNIPKLHQELKDRTILTRLCSRQQISTRVKNVCTERKAPWSVLFFGSDDFALQSLRQLYHKYEAGKLLSRLEIVTAYGGKENTVTKYARQHRIPIHNWPPDINLSEFHIGLVVSFGHLIPSRIILSFPLGMLNVHGSLLPRWRGAAPIIYALLNGDSETGISIMKVMPKKFDIGEVVAQQKLNVHPDETMPELRDRMSRLGADLLIDTLKRLPDILDHAEPQSNEGITYAPKVTPKLSLVKWNEMTAKNVYDLQRALCELYPLTTTFLGATLKLLDVQVLKDPLPGQQVSDIVPGLLTFNKELNKLVVYCRGNTKISVSNIGCPGRPPMSARDFYNGFLSKNKRKPYLFSS, from the exons ATGAATGTGTTGAAACAAATATACCCAAAAATGAATATCAATATTCTAAGACTGTTCAATACAAATATTCCAAAATTACACCAAGAATTGAAGGACCGCACCATTTTAACCAGGTTATGTTCTCGtcaacaaatttcaactcgggtgaaaaatgtttgtacaGAAAGAAAAGCTCCCTGGAGCGTCTTGTTCTTTGGCAGTGATGATTTCGCGTTACAGAGCCTTAGGCAACTCTACCATAAGTA tGAAGCAGGGAAATTGCTAAGTCGTCTCGAAATTGTTACTGCTTAtggtggaaaagaaaatactgtCACAAAATATGCGAGACAACACAGGATACCGATACATAACTGGCCACCAGATATCAACCTGTCTGAATTTCACATTGGACTGGTCGTGTCCTTTGGGCATTTAATTCCATCTCGCATCATACTCTCTTTTCCATT AGGCATGTTAAACGTCCACGGTAGTTTGTTGCCTAGATGGAGAGGTGCTGCACCAATAATATATGCACTGTTGAACGGAGACAGTGAAACAGGTATTAGCATTATGAAAGTGATGCCAAAAAA ATTTGACATTGGAGAAGTGGTGGctcaacaaaaattaaatgttcATCCTGATGAAACAATGCCAGAGTTACGAGACAGAATGTCAAGGCTTGGTGCAGACCTTCTGATAGACACTTTGAAAAGATTGCCAGATATTTTAGATCATGCTGAACCACAAAGTAACGAAGGAATAACTTATG CACCCAAAGTAACTCCGAAGTTATCTTTAGTAAAGTGGAATGAAATGACTGCTAAGAATGTTTATGATTTGCAACGCGCCTTGTGTGAATTATATCCCCTGACAACAACGTTTTTGGGTGCAACACTGAAACTCTTGGATGTTCAGGTACTTAAAGACCCACTTCCAGGACAACAAGTGTCTGACATAGTGCCAG gTCTACTGACATTCAACAAAGAGCTGAATAAATTAGTGGTATATTGTCGAGGGAACACCAAAATTTCGGTTAGTAACATAGGCTGTCCTGGTCGACCGCCCATGTCAGCTCGTGATTTCTATAACGGATTTCTTTCGAAGAACAAACGAAAACCGTACCTTTTTTCGTCTTGA
- the LOC124177800 gene encoding PHD finger protein 14 isoform X1 gives MSQDDDVGFLYKTMIERDPKKRRVKPVDSAQQSLLDFDLGESSDDSDFRIEDHCEESDDDSVDSHDVGKDEDDDESEETDDSLEEPLVRGKGIGGMTVCDVIEQARQQAAKAGQFDEKVAKVLICCGCLGDRSDDINEIVECDGCGVTVHEGCYGVSDVESFSSTDSLCQSAPWFCEACSAGVDDPSCELCPNKGGIFKETDVGKWVHLVCALYVPGVAFGEVDRLASVTLFEMAYSKWGAKQCCLCEDARYARTGVCIECDAGMCHTYFHVTCAQREGLLSEAHSEEVDQADPFYAHCKLHSDKTLVRRRRRNWLALQLRAQYRQQLHLQPDHLDTEEQRRIQRKLAKHRHKYLAHKASRQPPWVPTQKMPRLLTTSASACRQLAKKAELMGVDTAALEAQEAQLVALVDVRKKWHIPPAFSVEFIGYYLDRNLRVAAMKRRLQEHLDVNSQLLNEQQRLDRKYDEVTKDNEDQIRVNVTLKEKIEMYHQLLRSSGYVKPLPLIADLAKPRVPTTLGTGLGVPTAAALKMGVGFPLPVGKGGEGGREGRVLSSQAHDHNHKGDLTLRHQCGICRRSTDQHLLAKCDTCHLHYHLSCLSPPLARMPKKTKLMGWQCSECDKESSGSEVEHVDTSAPRKLRHCKDEASPSLTPLQETHIPVALSTPTTSKNIVSAAAASVTTTQDAPTTPKLTIKPMGPQPSFMERMLTETSIPQQQLSNVNLTPREGSPQYMVASADGTEAIPQRSGKKRRREKHKRYTPDPITGVKQRKRKHKRKSLDVENPETQGQPEVHRRITIKIKPIPRPEGDIASESSPQMFVATSTSTEITPPPPVKLPPPPPPPPPTALSTPTTTPSSSSTNSRLSSGSLKKGKEADLLTQCDVCSMPGTNQNLVRCDECKKCYHFTCLEPPVKKSPKRRGYSWHCADCDPSASESEN, from the exons ATGTCTCAAGACGACGATGTAGgatttttatacaaaacaaTGA TTGAACGCGATCCAAAGAAGAGACGAGTCAAACCCGTCGATTCGGCCCAACAATCATTGCTTGATTTCGATTTGGGCGAGAGTTCGGATGACAGCGATTTCAGAATCGAAGATCATTGTGAGGAGTCAGACGACGATTCCGTTGACTCTCACGATGTTGGAAAAG ATGAAGACGACGATGAATCAGAAGAGACCGATGATTCTCTCGAAGAACCTTTGGTTCGCGGAAAAGGGATTGGTGGGATGACGGTCTGTGATGTGATTGAACAAGCACGGCAACAAGCTGCCAAAGCTGGCCAATTCGATGAAAAAGTTGCTAAAGTTTTGATCTGTTGCGGTTGTTTGGGAGACAGAAGCGACGATATTAATGAAATTGTTGAGTGCGATGGATGTGGGGTCACTGTTCACGAAG GCTGCTATGGTGTTTCCGATGTTGAGAGCTTTTCTAGCACCGATTCACTTTGCCAGTCAGCACCATGGTTCTGCGAAGCTTGTAGTGCTGGTGTTGACGATCCTTCCTGTGAACTCTGCCCCAATAAAGgtggaattttcaaagagacCGACGTCGGGAAATGGGTTCATCTTGTATGCGCCTTGTACGTTCCTGGGGTTGCTTTTGGAGAG GTGGACCGTCTGGCAAGTGTAACATTGTTTGAAATGGCATACAGCAAATGGGGAGCGAAGCAGTGCTGCTTATGCGAAGACGCTCGCTATGCTCGAACTGGCGTCTGTATTGAGTGTGATGCAGGGATGTGCCATACATACTTTCATGTCACATG CGCACAGAGAGAGGGCCTGCTATCTGAAGCTCATAGTGAAGAAGTGGACCAAGCGGATCCATTTTACGCGCACTGCAAACTACACTCAGATAAAACATTAGTTCGTCGACGCAGACGTAACTGGCTAGCTCTTCAGCTCAGAGCACAGTATAGACAGCAGTTGCATCTGCAACCTGATCATCTCGATACTGAAGAACAGCGCAGAATTCAAAGGAAGCTCGCAAAGCATAGGCACAAGTACTTGGCTCATAAGGCATCAAGGCAACCACCTTGGG TACCTACTCAGAAAATGCCAAGACTACTCACAACATCAGCTTCTGCTTGTCGCCAGTTGGCAAAGAAGGCGGAATTAATGGGAGTTGATACCGCAGCTTTAGAAGCTCAAGAGGCCCAGCTAGTCGCATTGGTCGATGTTAGAAAGAAATGGCATATTCCTCCGGCGTTTAGTGTAGAATTTATCGGCTACTACCTTGATCGGAATCTCCGTGTCGCTGCAATGAAACGAAGACTTCAAGAGCACTTGGACGTTAACTCACAGTTGTTGAATGAGCAACAAAGACTAGATAGAAAATATGATGAAGTAACGAAGGATAACGAAGATCAAATTCGCGTCAATGTtactttgaaagaaaaaattgaaatgtatcATCAGCTGCTCCGATCTTCGGGATACGTTAAACCACTACCATTAATCGCAGACTTAGCTAAACCTAGGGTACCGACTACCCTTG GTACAGGACTTGGGGTGCCGACAGCTGCTGCATTAAAAATGGGAGTTGGTTTTCCCCTACCTGTAGGAAAAGGCGGCGAAGGTGGAAGAGAAGGTCGTGTATTAAGTAGTCAAGCTCACGATCATAATCACAAAGGTGATCTAACACTAAGACACCAGTGCGGTATTTGTCGAAGATCAACGGATCAGCACTTGCTTGCAAAATGTGACACATGCCACCTCCACTATCATCTTTCTTGTTTGAGTCCGCCTCTAGCACGCATGccaaaaaaaactaaactgaTGGGCTG GCAATGTTCAGAGTGTGATAAAGAATCTTCTGGTTCAGAAGTTGAGCACGTCGATACCTCAGCACCGCGCAAATTGCGACATTGTAAAGACGAGGCGAGCCCTTCTCTTACACCATTACAAGAAACCCATATTCCAGTTGCACTTAGCACACCTACAACGTCGAAGAACATTGTTAGTGCTGCTGCTGCAAGTGTTACTACAACACAAGATGCGCCCACCACACCAAAA TTAACCATAAAACCAATGGGACCACAGCCTTCATTCATGGAACGAATGCTGACGGAAACAAGTATACCTCAGCAACAATTATCCAATGTAAATCTCACACCACGTGAAGGATCCCCACAGTACATGGTGGCATCCGCCGATGGCACGGAAGCTATACCTCAAAGAAGCGGAAAGAAACGAAGGAG GGAAAAACATAAGAGGTACACCCCTGATCCAATCACTGGTGTGAAACAGCGTAAACGTAAACATAAGAGAAAGAGTTTAGATGTAGAGAATCCAGAGACCCAAGGTCAGCCAGAAGTACACAGAAGGATCACCATCAAG ATTAAACCAATCCCGCGTCCAGAAGGTGACATAGCGTCGGAATCGAGCCCACAAATGTTTGTGGCTACTTCTACAAGCACTGAAATTACACCGCCACCGCCAGTCAAGCTCCCACCgccacctccacctccgccACCAACCGCTCTATCAACGCCTACCACCACTCCGAGTAGCAGCAGTACCAACAGCAGACTCTCATCTggaagtttaaaaaaagggaaagaagCTGATCTTCTTACACAGTGCGACGTCTGCAGTATGCCTGGCACCAATCAAAATCTTGTTAG ATGCGATGAATGCAAGAAATGCTACCACTTCACATGTCTTGAACCGCCTGTAAAGAAATCACCCAAGAGAAGAGGATACTCGTGGCACTGTGCAGATTGCGATCCCAGt GCATCAGAGTCAGAGAATTGA